The region AATTTCACTGGTTTATTTTCGTTATCAGCAAACCCTAAACATTGGCTTAAAACCTGACTTCCTATTCCTTTCCCGTGAAAACTTGGTAATAAAAAGAAACGACAAAAATAGAAATGGTCGCCTTTGTTTTGAAGTAAATAGCTACCTACGGCTTCACCTGACTTTTCAATGATGGTTGGTTTTTCCTCATCCCATTCATCTTGATGCATTTCACGTTGGATTTTATCGTCCCAACCAAACACAGCCTTAATTGGCTCAAATTCAGCCGCCTTTTTAAGTTCAAATAAGAACTCAAAATCACTATCTTTCGCTGAACGCGTGGAAAATTTCAAACCTTTACCTCTGGCTCAAATAACCTTAATAAATCGGTGCTTATAACGCCTGCATAACACGTTTACTACTATACAGATCAAGCTGAATTTTACCGCTATAAACACCGAAACTAAAGACAAACCTACAATGCCGAATGTAGTAAATCGTGTTGATGCGATTGTTATGGCGCAACTTGCGACAACCGTAGCAATATACTACAATAATGAAAATCAACTTTAAATAGGATACTTACAATGGCTACAGCAAGCATCAGATTAGACCAAGACCTTGTGCAAAAAGCTACTATTATGGCTAAAGCATTCAGTCGCACCGCACCAAAACAAATTGAACACTGGGCTAAAATTGGTGAAATGATGGAAGATAACCCAGAACTATCATATGAGTTTGTAAAACAAGCAATTATTGCCAAAGCTGAAAAAGAAGCAGGAAAATTGGAGAGCTATAGTTTTGGCTAATATAACTCAAATTTTACAGACACCTACATTTAAGAAAGCAGTAAAAAAGTTACATAAAAATCAAAAGACGGATCTTGATAATGCAATTAAAGAATTAATGAAAGAGCCATTATTAGGAGAGCAAAAGAAAGGTGACTTGTCATTTTTACGTGTCCATAAATTCAAAATGGTTAAGCAATTAACACTGCTTGGTTACAGTTACGAAGATGGCACGGTCACCCTTGAGTTAATGGCATTAGGATCTCATGAAAATTTTTACCGTGATGTTAAAAATATCTTCTGAGCCATAACGCCTGCATAACACGTTTGCTACTATGCAGATTAAGCCTAAATTTACCACTTAACTCGGTAAACCAAAAGAAACCTAGAATGCCGAATGTAGCAAATCGTGTTGATGCATTTGTTATATCGAGAATGCTAACTTACTATTTTCTTTGACATATTGTAGCCAGAAATAGCAAAACCAACCTCTTGATACAGCTTTAACGCTCTTTGATTTTGATACGCAACTCGTAATTTTATTTGTTTAATATCAATCGATTTCAATTGTGATTCAAGAGCAATAATTGCTAATTTACCATAACCATTATTGCGACAATTTGGAAAAATGAAGAAGTCATAAATAAACGTCGATTTGTCATTTTCGTTAATCGAGTGCCACAAATAACCAACCAATTCTGAACCTGATTCAATACACAATAATTCATGCTCATTAGTTTCCAGACCATTAGGAAAACTACGAAGAAGATCCTGATTAGCCAATTCGAGCGCCCTATCCATTGAGTGACCATAGTTTTCAGCTATTTCACGGCTATAATCATCAATGAAATAATCACAATACGCAGGATATTCATTTGTGGTCATTGGTCTAAGCTGAATCATATTTAATCCTTTAAAACGATGTACTTAAAAAAACGATATAACGCCTGCATAACACGTTTGCTACCATGTAGATTAAGCTCAATTTACCACTTAATACGGTAAACTCAAAGAAACCTAGAATGCCGAATGTAGCAAATCGTGTTGATGCATTTGTATGGATAATAAACACTCAATTAGGGTAAAGTGAGACCCAGACTTTAGCTGCAACTAAAGTTGATTTATACAGTAGTTCGGTTGATGCATGGCTCCTCTATCGAGAGACCGATAACAAACGCGAACGCTGTATAAACTCCAAGCCTACACTCGAATAGTCGACTGGGTCTCGAACCCGTATTATAGCAAACAAGAGTAAGCTTATTATGAATAATCCTACATTTCAAAGCATCAATGTCGGTGTTGATACCGGTAAAACTCAACTAGACATTTTCATCAGACCTATAGGCCTGTTCTTCTCTGTTTCTAATGACGATAAAGGCATAAAAGAAGCCATTACAACTATTAAGAAACATAAACCAGAACGTATCGTTATTGAGGCAACAGGTAGACTTGAAGTCCCCTTTGTTCTTGCTTGCACAAAGGCTAAGCTTCCATACGTTGTTGCTAACCCTATTCATGTAAGACGATTTGCTGGCGCTATTGGACAAATAGCCAAAACAGATAAATTAGACGCCCAATTAATTGCATTGTACTCGGAAAGAATTGAACC is a window of Aliivibrio wodanis DNA encoding:
- a CDS encoding putative acetyltransferase, which translates into the protein MKFSTRSAKDSDFEFLFELKKAAEFEPIKAVFGWDDKIQREMHQDEWDEEKPTIIEKSGEAVGSYLLQNKGDHFYFCRFFLLPSFHGKGIGSQVLSQCLGFADNENKPVKLCYLQGNRVGGLYRKFGFQVTSEDAQFVHMNRVRVCL
- a CDS encoding putative acetyltransferase, whose product is MIQLRPMTTNEYPAYCDYFIDDYSREIAENYGHSMDRALELANQDLLRSFPNGLETNEHELLCIESGSELVGYLWHSINENDKSTFIYDFFIFPNCRNNGYGKLAIIALESQLKSIDIKQIKLRVAYQNQRALKLYQEVGFAISGYNMSKKIVS